In the genome of uncultured Pseudodesulfovibrio sp., one region contains:
- a CDS encoding amino acid ABC transporter permease — protein MHWDIAFGNLDYFLYGTTSFDWRFPFIHNPEGLVASVILAFFGIFGAFWIGMAAGLMRMSKRWWVKIPAVCYIEIIRGMPLLLLIFWFYYLAPVIIGQNLPAFTTTMFCFMIFTGAYVGEIVRAGVKALPKGQMEAARSTGLSHVQAMKLVILPQALRNMIPSFVNQFVSLTKDTSLAAILGVIELTRTGIQVDNRETVASFEIWITIACLYFMICYILTSYSRRLEAQLSRYQARDR, from the coding sequence ATGCATTGGGATATCGCGTTCGGCAACCTGGATTACTTTCTCTACGGGACAACGTCCTTTGACTGGCGTTTTCCCTTCATTCACAACCCCGAAGGGCTGGTGGCCAGCGTCATTCTGGCCTTTTTCGGCATCTTCGGGGCTTTCTGGATAGGCATGGCCGCAGGCCTCATGCGCATGTCAAAGCGCTGGTGGGTCAAGATACCGGCTGTCTGTTACATCGAAATCATTCGCGGCATGCCGCTCCTGCTCCTTATCTTCTGGTTCTATTACCTGGCTCCGGTCATTATCGGGCAGAACCTGCCAGCCTTCACCACGACCATGTTCTGCTTCATGATCTTCACGGGCGCCTACGTGGGTGAGATCGTCCGTGCGGGCGTCAAGGCTCTGCCCAAGGGACAGATGGAGGCCGCACGGTCCACCGGCCTGTCTCACGTTCAGGCCATGAAGCTGGTCATTCTGCCCCAGGCGCTGCGCAACATGATCCCGTCCTTCGTCAACCAGTTCGTCTCACTGACCAAGGACACCTCCCTGGCCGCCATTCTCGGCGTCATCGAGTTGACCCGTACCGGTATCCAGGTAGACAACCGTGAAACGGTTGCCTCCTTCGAGATTTGGATCACCATCGCCTGCCTGTACTTCATGATCTGCTACATTTTAACTTCCTACAGCCGCCGCCTGGAGGCACAACTTTCACGCTACCAGGCACGGGACCGCTAG
- a CDS encoding precorrin-8X methylmutase produces the protein MSEITFQSFQKPEDIEAESFRIIDSEVPEPRPFQGAQWEIVRRMIHTTADFEMLSLARFHAKAVENGLNALKNGAVIVSDTEMAKRGMPVRRLDPLDCSVHCLMNDPRVIDRAKAEGITRAKAAVDVAVAELSPDIWVVGNAPTALIRLVEHVDNGATSPRLVVGMPVGFVNAAESKALLMSRDIPFISVEGRKGGSALAASVINALAVLAA, from the coding sequence TTGTCCGAAATAACCTTCCAGAGCTTTCAGAAACCCGAGGATATCGAGGCCGAATCCTTTCGGATCATCGACTCGGAAGTCCCCGAGCCGCGTCCGTTTCAGGGGGCGCAGTGGGAAATAGTCCGGCGCATGATTCATACAACCGCGGATTTCGAGATGCTCTCGCTTGCCCGATTCCACGCAAAGGCCGTGGAGAACGGTTTGAACGCCCTGAAAAACGGGGCGGTGATCGTCTCCGATACCGAGATGGCCAAACGCGGGATGCCTGTTCGCAGGCTCGATCCGCTGGATTGTTCCGTGCACTGCCTCATGAACGATCCGCGTGTCATCGACCGTGCCAAGGCTGAGGGAATAACACGGGCCAAGGCGGCCGTGGACGTAGCCGTGGCTGAGCTCTCACCTGATATTTGGGTCGTCGGAAATGCCCCGACAGCGCTGATTCGGTTGGTGGAGCACGTGGATAACGGGGCGACAAGCCCGCGTCTCGTTGTCGGTATGCCCGTCGGATTCGTGAACGCAGCTGAATCCAAGGCGTTGCTCATGAGTCGGGATATCCCGTTCATTTCTGTTGAAGGGCGCAAGGGGGGGAGCGCGCTGGCCGCCTCGGTGATCAACGCCCTTGCTGTGCTCGCCGCCTGA
- a CDS encoding 4Fe-4S dicluster domain-containing protein translates to MSRKNKGKNKVTVYPDWCKGCGICVEFCPGKVLGLSLEGKAVVEREEDCIRCGFCELHCPDFAIVVSDKEPMENGLSEKDAETAPPKKKAGKGA, encoded by the coding sequence ATGTCCCGTAAGAACAAAGGCAAGAACAAGGTGACCGTCTACCCGGACTGGTGCAAAGGCTGCGGCATTTGCGTCGAGTTCTGTCCGGGCAAGGTCCTGGGCCTGAGCCTTGAAGGCAAGGCCGTGGTGGAGCGCGAGGAAGACTGTATCCGGTGCGGATTTTGTGAACTGCACTGTCCGGATTTCGCTATCGTGGTCAGCGACAAGGAACCGATGGAAAACGGGCTGTCCGAGAAGGACGCCGAAACCGCGCCGCCCAAGAAGAAGGCCGGTAAGGGAGCTTAA
- a CDS encoding 2-oxoacid:acceptor oxidoreductase subunit alpha yields the protein MPRPKKRTEIFALGNEAVVEGALLAGCTFFGGYPITPSSEIMEIMASRLPAMDNGVFMQMEDEIASMGAVIGASLSGRKAMTATSGPGFSLMQENLGYAVMAETPMVLVNVMRGGPSTGLPTSPAQGDVQQARWGTHGDHPIIVLSASNVQECLDMTITAFNMAEKYRTPVILLLDEVTSHTREKIELPNEGEYEVFSRTVPSMPPEWYKPYEETVRGVPPMPPIGSGYRFHVTGLTHDRNGFPTQRPEEVVELMDRIHRKIDQFFYDIQLVEEIMTDDCDICVIAYGSVARSAELAVQQARSNGVKAGLLKLMTLFPYPRRQTEKILAHAKTLVVPEMNMGQMSREVKRVNMGHAAVRTINRVDGQIVTPSEILKVIMQG from the coding sequence ATGCCCAGACCAAAGAAACGTACCGAGATTTTCGCGCTCGGCAATGAGGCCGTTGTCGAGGGGGCGCTGCTGGCAGGATGCACGTTCTTCGGAGGCTATCCCATCACACCGTCCTCCGAGATCATGGAAATCATGGCCTCCCGACTGCCCGCAATGGACAACGGCGTGTTCATGCAGATGGAGGACGAGATCGCCAGCATGGGCGCGGTCATCGGCGCATCACTTTCCGGGCGCAAGGCCATGACCGCCACCTCCGGCCCCGGCTTCTCGCTCATGCAGGAGAACCTGGGTTACGCCGTCATGGCCGAGACCCCCATGGTGCTGGTCAACGTCATGCGTGGCGGTCCGTCCACAGGGTTGCCCACCAGCCCGGCCCAGGGCGATGTGCAGCAGGCCCGGTGGGGCACCCACGGTGATCATCCGATCATCGTACTGTCCGCCTCCAACGTGCAGGAGTGCCTGGATATGACCATTACGGCCTTCAATATGGCCGAGAAGTATCGCACCCCGGTCATCCTGCTTCTGGACGAAGTCACCTCTCATACCCGCGAGAAAATCGAGCTGCCCAACGAGGGGGAGTACGAGGTTTTTTCGCGCACCGTCCCCAGCATGCCGCCCGAGTGGTACAAGCCGTACGAGGAAACCGTGCGCGGCGTACCGCCCATGCCGCCCATCGGTTCGGGGTACCGTTTTCACGTCACCGGCCTGACCCACGACCGCAACGGGTTCCCCACCCAGCGGCCCGAGGAAGTGGTCGAGCTCATGGACCGAATTCATCGCAAGATCGACCAGTTCTTCTATGACATCCAGCTGGTGGAAGAGATCATGACCGACGACTGCGACATTTGCGTCATCGCCTACGGCTCGGTGGCCCGGTCCGCCGAACTGGCCGTGCAGCAGGCACGCAGCAACGGCGTCAAGGCCGGTCTGCTAAAGCTCATGACCCTGTTCCCGTACCCCCGCAGGCAGACGGAGAAGATTCTGGCTCACGCCAAGACCCTGGTGGTCCCGGAAATGAACATGGGGCAGATGTCACGCGAAGTGAAGCGCGTGAACATGGGCCACGCAGCGGTTCGGACCATCAACCGCGTTGACGGTCAGATCGTCACTCCCTCGGAAATCCTCAAGGTCATCATGCAGGGGTAG
- a CDS encoding 2-oxoacid:ferredoxin oxidoreductase subunit beta, translated as MSNITGNEIIHQYLRHNKKFPHVLCAGCGHGIVLGTLIRSIHALGIPKDDVVVVAGIGCSGRLAVYVDFNTVHTTHGRALSFATGIKMSNPKLNVIALMGDGDALSIGGNHLIHAARRNIGITAMILNNNIYGMTGGQSSPATPEGSTTMTNPFGQLDHSFDTVELAKGAGANYVARGTVFHVNRLEKIMMEALERPGFSLVEAITPCHTQFGRKNKYKSPVDMYKWLKSTAIPVERYNELPEDKRADRMPIGVFVDRGKPGYEELYYARQERFLAQAAKGGK; from the coding sequence ATGAGCAATATCACCGGAAACGAAATCATCCATCAATACCTGAGGCATAACAAGAAGTTCCCGCACGTGCTCTGCGCGGGCTGCGGACACGGCATCGTGCTCGGCACCCTGATCCGCTCCATTCACGCATTGGGGATTCCCAAGGACGACGTGGTCGTGGTCGCGGGCATCGGCTGTTCCGGACGACTGGCCGTGTATGTGGACTTCAACACCGTGCATACCACGCATGGCCGGGCGCTCAGCTTTGCCACGGGCATCAAGATGTCCAACCCGAAGCTGAACGTCATCGCGCTCATGGGCGACGGCGACGCCCTGTCCATCGGCGGCAACCACCTGATCCACGCCGCTCGGCGCAACATCGGGATCACGGCCATGATTCTGAACAACAACATCTACGGCATGACCGGCGGCCAGTCCTCACCGGCCACGCCCGAAGGGTCGACCACCATGACCAATCCTTTCGGTCAGCTGGACCACAGCTTCGATACCGTGGAACTGGCCAAGGGCGCGGGCGCCAACTATGTGGCGCGCGGCACGGTCTTCCACGTCAACCGGCTGGAAAAGATCATGATGGAGGCGTTGGAACGGCCCGGCTTTTCCCTGGTGGAAGCCATCACGCCGTGCCACACCCAGTTCGGGCGCAAGAACAAATACAAGTCCCCGGTGGACATGTACAAATGGCTCAAGTCCACGGCCATACCCGTGGAGCGCTACAACGAGCTGCCCGAGGACAAGCGGGCGGACCGGATGCCCATCGGCGTGTTCGTGGACCGGGGCAAGCCCGGCTATGAGGAATTGTATTACGCCCGTCAGGAGAGATTCCTCGCCCAGGCCGCAAAGGGGGGCAAGTAG
- a CDS encoding 2-oxoacid:acceptor oxidoreductase family protein, producing MKAQQELNRFEIRFSGLGGQGIITLGKIMGQGLALGHGYNVTQTQSYGPEARGGSSKCDLVISSGRISYPKAESLDLLVALSQEACNAYFPYLKKGGILVIESDLVKQPPTNQYLGLPFTALAKDKVGIVQAMNTVVLGALSCLLPFINQATMRKSLEAVLPPKIRAVNTKAFNLGHRLAKKEWGEDAGAVWRVEEYEEID from the coding sequence ATGAAAGCGCAACAGGAACTCAACCGTTTCGAAATCCGTTTCTCCGGACTCGGCGGACAGGGCATCATCACGCTCGGCAAGATCATGGGCCAGGGACTTGCGCTCGGCCACGGCTACAACGTCACCCAGACCCAGAGCTACGGCCCCGAGGCGCGCGGTGGGTCCAGCAAGTGTGATCTGGTCATCAGTTCAGGGCGTATCAGTTACCCCAAGGCCGAATCTCTCGACCTGCTCGTGGCCCTGTCTCAGGAAGCGTGCAACGCCTACTTTCCGTATCTCAAGAAGGGCGGCATCCTGGTCATCGAATCCGATCTGGTCAAGCAACCGCCTACCAACCAGTACCTCGGCCTGCCGTTTACCGCCCTGGCCAAGGACAAGGTCGGAATCGTCCAGGCCATGAACACAGTGGTTCTTGGAGCGCTGTCCTGCCTTTTGCCGTTCATCAATCAGGCGACCATGCGCAAAAGCCTGGAGGCCGTGCTCCCGCCTAAGATCAGGGCCGTGAACACCAAGGCCTTCAATCTCGGTCATCGGCTGGCCAAAAAGGAGTGGGGCGAAGACGCGGGCGCTGTCTGGCGCGTCGAGGAATACGAAGAAATCGACTGA
- a CDS encoding FlgO family outer membrane protein — MNKAALSILTAILLLSLQGCGNRMWEDTKKTTSDTFDYVFDTTPTARSYHDTASVPIIELNDRAADVLFSNVASDELTIHSAVFTAPFTNQNDPGDKSVFGRTMAQQVADRLVQHGVRITEGTPNATDFTYAAGVSAEDYTKAAGLAGSSRELPPRSAKLVGSYVIADRYVYMTARVVRLVDSTVVSAHNWTLPITDSVREMLPQLNAKDEGLVPTVKTSFND, encoded by the coding sequence ATGAACAAAGCGGCCTTGAGCATACTGACGGCAATCCTCCTGCTTTCCCTGCAGGGATGCGGTAATCGCATGTGGGAGGATACCAAGAAGACCACTTCCGACACGTTCGACTACGTGTTCGATACCACGCCCACGGCCCGCTCCTATCACGACACCGCGTCCGTCCCCATCATCGAACTCAACGACCGGGCCGCCGACGTGCTCTTCTCCAATGTGGCCAGCGACGAACTGACCATTCACTCCGCCGTGTTCACTGCGCCGTTCACCAACCAGAACGACCCGGGCGACAAATCGGTCTTCGGCCGCACCATGGCCCAACAGGTCGCGGACCGTCTCGTCCAGCACGGCGTGCGCATCACCGAAGGCACCCCCAACGCCACGGACTTCACCTACGCGGCAGGCGTCAGCGCCGAGGACTACACCAAGGCCGCAGGGCTTGCGGGGTCATCCCGCGAACTGCCGCCCCGGTCCGCCAAACTCGTAGGCTCCTATGTCATCGCCGACCGATACGTGTACATGACCGCCCGCGTCGTACGTCTTGTGGATTCCACCGTGGTCTCGGCCCACAACTGGACCCTGCCCATCACCGACAGCGTCCGGGAAATGCTACCCCAACTCAACGCCAAGGACGAAGGGCTGGTCCCCACGGTCAAAACCTCGTTCAACGATTAA
- a CDS encoding purine-nucleoside phosphorylase: MEYHRKIRHSAAYIHEKLDKIQPGTVAFITGTGLGPLTSAIENPVFIPYGDIPEFPVSSVKSHAGRLISGSIEGRPVLALDGRFHLYEGFTPKEATHNIRVLGELGIKTLVLTNAVGALNPSFEVGCPMLIEDHINLTGMTPLRGENVDAWGDRFPDMCAVYDPALRSLAVQKALELGIRLERGVFMQVLGPNMETPAETRMYRIMGADAIGMSTCMEAIAAHHMGIRLLGLSCLTNKNLPDCMQEASLDQVIAQAEKSSAAMVKLLRAILKEMPETAE, translated from the coding sequence ATGGAATACCATAGGAAGATACGACATTCTGCCGCATACATACATGAAAAGCTAGACAAAATTCAACCCGGTACCGTTGCATTTATAACGGGTACAGGCCTTGGCCCCCTGACTTCGGCCATCGAGAACCCGGTCTTCATCCCCTACGGCGACATCCCGGAATTCCCGGTATCCTCGGTCAAAAGCCATGCCGGACGCCTCATTTCAGGCTCCATCGAAGGCAGGCCGGTCCTGGCCCTGGACGGCCGTTTCCACCTCTACGAGGGGTTCACCCCGAAGGAGGCCACCCACAACATCCGCGTGCTCGGCGAACTTGGCATCAAGACACTGGTCCTGACCAACGCGGTGGGCGCGCTCAACCCGTCATTCGAGGTGGGTTGTCCCATGCTTATCGAGGATCATATCAATCTGACCGGCATGACGCCCCTGCGCGGAGAGAACGTCGACGCCTGGGGCGACCGTTTTCCCGACATGTGCGCGGTCTACGATCCGGCCCTGCGCAGCCTCGCCGTCCAAAAAGCCCTGGAACTCGGCATCCGACTGGAGCGCGGCGTGTTCATGCAGGTTCTCGGTCCGAACATGGAGACTCCGGCCGAAACCCGAATGTACCGGATCATGGGCGCGGACGCCATCGGCATGTCCACCTGCATGGAGGCCATCGCCGCTCACCATATGGGCATACGCCTCCTCGGCCTGTCCTGCCTGACCAACAAAAACCTGCCCGACTGCATGCAGGAGGCATCCCTGGATCAGGTCATTGCCCAGGCCGAGAAATCTTCTGCGGCCATGGTCAAACTCCTGCGTGCCATCCTAAAGGAAATGCCGGAAACTGCCGAATAG
- a CDS encoding MotA/TolQ/ExbB proton channel family protein — protein MDIVTLLGLAVGLSLIIGAIILGGAVDVFINIPGMMIVIGGTLASILVAFPFEEIIQSFKAAFKMFIGRKSRTRDVVNIMVKVAEISRREGLIALENVQTENMVLKKSCQLIADNADPSLIRSTLSIEINSMRRRHQVAQDVFKRLAGLAPAFGMMGTLIGLVQMLSQLDDPKSIGPAMAVALLTTFYGSAMSTLFFIPIAAKLKARTLQEQLHLEVIFEGAKSILENNNPRLVYEKLSSFLAPADRETQR, from the coding sequence ATGGATATCGTGACACTACTTGGTCTTGCCGTGGGATTGTCGCTCATCATCGGAGCCATCATCCTCGGTGGGGCGGTCGATGTTTTCATCAATATCCCCGGTATGATGATCGTTATCGGTGGTACGCTTGCCTCTATCCTGGTGGCCTTCCCGTTCGAGGAGATCATACAGTCCTTCAAGGCTGCGTTCAAGATGTTCATCGGACGCAAGAGCCGCACCCGCGACGTGGTGAACATCATGGTCAAGGTCGCCGAGATCAGCCGCCGTGAGGGCCTCATCGCGCTGGAGAACGTCCAGACCGAGAACATGGTCCTCAAAAAATCCTGCCAGCTCATCGCGGACAACGCGGACCCGTCGCTCATCCGTTCCACCCTGTCCATCGAGATCAACTCCATGCGCCGCCGCCATCAGGTGGCCCAGGACGTTTTCAAGCGGCTGGCAGGTCTGGCCCCGGCCTTCGGAATGATGGGTACGCTCATCGGCCTGGTTCAGATGCTTTCCCAGCTGGACGACCCCAAATCCATCGGCCCGGCCATGGCCGTGGCCCTGTTGACCACCTTCTACGGGTCGGCCATGTCCACGCTCTTTTTCATTCCCATTGCGGCCAAACTCAAGGCCCGCACCCTGCAGGAACAACTGCATCTGGAAGTGATTTTCGAGGGGGCCAAGTCCATCCTCGAGAACAACAACCCCCGCCTGGTCTATGAGAAGCTGTCCTCCTTCCTGGCCCCGGCGGATCGAGAGACCCAGCGATGA
- a CDS encoding flagellar motor protein MotB, translating to MSSEYDDDLLLDFESDEEESTEWLTTFADLSMLLLVFFVLLYSMSTIDTQKFSDTFTSVTKALQGKMDKISTSRITREEAGVLIDQAMMRRQIIESQRKVFAEVKTLQTKKGVEGLVSANFEDGIITLRVPGDVMFESGRVTLTPKGVQLVTDLKDFFIKHKDQNIKIVGYTDNVRPGGNSRFKDNWEISAMRAVNVLRELLKMGLESTRLTATGLAYLNPLYPNTSEEYRAKNRRVEFVLEKRVSGK from the coding sequence ATGAGCAGCGAATACGACGACGATCTGCTCCTGGACTTCGAGTCAGACGAAGAGGAGAGCACCGAGTGGTTGACGACTTTTGCCGACCTCTCCATGCTCCTGCTGGTTTTCTTCGTCCTGCTCTATTCCATGTCGACCATCGACACGCAAAAGTTTTCGGATACTTTCACGTCCGTGACGAAAGCCTTGCAGGGAAAGATGGATAAGATTTCCACAAGCCGCATAACCCGGGAAGAGGCCGGGGTCCTCATCGACCAGGCCATGATGCGTCGCCAGATCATCGAGTCCCAGCGCAAGGTCTTTGCCGAGGTCAAAACCCTACAGACCAAGAAGGGCGTGGAAGGGCTGGTCAGCGCCAACTTCGAGGACGGTATCATCACCCTGCGCGTGCCCGGGGACGTCATGTTCGAGTCCGGCCGGGTGACCCTCACGCCCAAGGGGGTGCAGCTGGTCACCGATCTCAAGGATTTTTTCATCAAACACAAAGACCAGAACATCAAGATCGTCGGATACACCGACAACGTGAGGCCGGGCGGCAACTCGCGCTTCAAGGACAACTGGGAGATTTCAGCCATGCGCGCGGTCAACGTGCTGCGCGAACTGCTCAAGATGGGCCTGGAATCCACCCGGCTGACGGCCACGGGGCTGGCCTATCTCAACCCGCTGTACCCGAACACTTCCGAGGAGTATCGGGCCAAGAACCGGCGGGTTGAATTCGTCCTGGAAAAGCGGGTGTCCGGCAAATAG
- a CDS encoding PilZ domain-containing protein, protein MDFNIQLPDDEERLRKAFRTKVPGLTVRFPGLGIVHAVSDLSATGFAVIDKSGRFTEKETFDVELLIKDRLFLAGATAKCMRAHDNGVVGLNFVDLDRQRQMKLDKLVLEVQKRLIALRKKKREQG, encoded by the coding sequence ATGGATTTCAACATACAGTTGCCCGACGACGAAGAACGGCTGCGCAAGGCCTTTCGTACCAAGGTCCCGGGGTTGACCGTACGGTTTCCCGGTCTGGGCATCGTTCATGCCGTGTCCGATCTCAGCGCCACAGGGTTCGCGGTCATCGACAAGAGTGGCCGGTTCACTGAAAAAGAGACCTTTGACGTGGAGTTGCTCATCAAGGACAGGCTGTTCCTTGCAGGAGCCACGGCCAAGTGCATGCGGGCGCATGACAACGGCGTCGTAGGGCTGAATTTCGTGGATCTGGATCGGCAGCGGCAGATGAAACTCGACAAGCTGGTTCTCGAGGTTCAGAAGAGACTCATCGCCCTGCGCAAGAAAAAGCGCGAGCAAGGCTGA
- a CDS encoding biotin carboxylase N-terminal domain-containing protein, with the protein MKIDNTDRHKVLIANRGEIAIRVMAACRRLGIDFVCVCTTADKESGHVRMARELAGDDAVHTISSYLDANEIFSVADASGATAVHPGYGFFAEDFRFARRVVRRDRPMEFIGPSWWVIRDLGDKINTKRIARSLNVPTVPGSDRPVYSEIEADEIASSLFEFQASQGIVDGVIMVKASAGGGGMGIEEVGDFNEFRSVFRRIRNYAKRNFGDEGVLIEQRIFDFNHLEVQVVSGRGGEQHIHFGTRNCSVQSTGKQKRIEVAPGFAPGVVSYTFDANRVLSEITDHSLAMARETRYDNVGTWEWIITPRGEPFLMEVNTRIQVENGVSAVISRVNGQPVDIITEQIRLALGEPLRYTQEDISFEGVGIEYRLVAENTDNRFTPCAGTITKLGWPEHDWLQVHTHVPTDTAYEIPMEYDPNLALAIVWGQDLAEAKARGLEFLNGLTLDGETGGATNEFYSNIEYLKAKTGRLLEF; encoded by the coding sequence GTGAAAATCGATAATACCGACCGTCACAAGGTCCTCATAGCCAACCGGGGCGAAATCGCCATACGGGTCATGGCCGCATGCAGGCGTCTGGGGATCGATTTTGTCTGCGTATGCACGACCGCCGACAAGGAGTCCGGGCATGTCCGGATGGCCCGGGAACTGGCCGGGGACGACGCGGTGCACACCATTAGCTCCTATCTGGATGCCAATGAAATCTTTTCTGTGGCCGATGCGAGCGGGGCCACGGCCGTGCATCCCGGCTACGGATTCTTTGCCGAGGATTTTCGTTTCGCCCGTCGTGTTGTCAGGCGGGATAGGCCTATGGAGTTCATCGGCCCGAGTTGGTGGGTCATCCGCGACCTGGGCGACAAGATCAACACCAAGCGTATCGCCCGCTCCCTGAACGTACCCACCGTACCCGGTTCGGACCGGCCGGTGTACAGCGAGATCGAGGCCGACGAGATCGCCTCCTCCCTGTTCGAATTCCAGGCCAGCCAGGGGATCGTGGACGGGGTTATCATGGTCAAGGCCTCGGCCGGCGGCGGAGGCATGGGCATCGAGGAAGTCGGAGACTTCAACGAGTTCCGTTCGGTCTTCCGGCGTATCCGCAACTATGCCAAGCGGAATTTCGGGGACGAGGGCGTGCTCATCGAGCAGCGCATTTTCGACTTCAACCACCTGGAGGTTCAGGTGGTATCCGGCCGGGGAGGCGAGCAGCACATTCATTTCGGCACGCGCAACTGCTCGGTCCAGTCCACGGGCAAGCAGAAGCGCATCGAGGTCGCGCCCGGTTTCGCTCCCGGCGTGGTTTCCTATACCTTTGACGCCAACCGGGTGTTGTCGGAAATCACCGACCACTCTCTGGCCATGGCTCGTGAGACCCGCTACGACAACGTCGGCACCTGGGAATGGATCATTACCCCCCGCGGCGAACCGTTTTTGATGGAGGTCAACACCCGTATCCAGGTGGAGAACGGCGTTTCGGCCGTCATTTCGCGCGTCAACGGACAGCCCGTGGATATCATCACCGAGCAGATCCGTCTGGCCCTGGGCGAGCCGTTGCGCTATACTCAGGAAGATATTTCATTCGAGGGCGTGGGCATCGAGTACCGGCTGGTGGCCGAGAACACGGACAACCGGTTCACGCCCTGCGCCGGGACGATCACCAAGCTGGGCTGGCCGGAGCATGACTGGCTGCAGGTTCATACCCACGTACCCACGGACACCGCATATGAAATACCCATGGAATACGACCCGAACCTGGCCCTGGCCATCGTTTGGGGCCAGGATCTGGCCGAGGCCAAGGCGCGTGGTCTGGAGTTCCTGAACGGTTTGACCCTGGACGGGGAGACCGGTGGGGCCACCAATGAATTTTACAGCAACATCGAGTACCTGAAGGCCAAGACCGGCAGGCTCCTGGAGTTCTGA